The proteins below are encoded in one region of Polypterus senegalus isolate Bchr_013 chromosome 2, ASM1683550v1, whole genome shotgun sequence:
- the proser1 gene encoding proline and serine-rich protein 1 isoform X2 produces the protein MDKKAFEIVLDEIRKCVLTEQRIKAIDHVHGYFSSEQVTELLKYFSWAEPQIRAIKALQRKMVAIPTTKVVNILNCFTFSKDKLLALEHIALNISDAHNYRPIEDLFRIHLHEKKRCRKILEQAAKVGCQAPDAMISSCGITPGNPYPQGKPSVINGIFPGTPAKRDGDDSSIEGRGIAARILGPYKPAPSTYNPHKPVPYPIPPCRPHATIAPSAYNNAGLVTGGGVIASTVQPPPYGANQSGAAFSRPSSQQNHSSTVQGATVSSHPSNLSTSTTPGPSPSPSKTTCLPASTVPISPVFPGYVPTAAQSPSSATLVSSVIKGPLLPGSPLATANVAGRSTPATQSLTGVSPSVPPSPSVIKSYTPNVTPCPTPVPNGSFTPVSSAHSGMSRSGTPSGMPAPKSSSTPIPAVFSPQSHLPPSTQGLARESPVNTPSHHGMSNPNFKVFSPEIQSHHGSIQTSFTGHTTSANSATGSSTPTPSVIRSFTPSIPTPQDSSPNQSVFSGLPVANSVKHSSANGQSITGNSASPYLGTMASEQYVNVSPNLSNLSRHSNSPVASAFKGPSRSSTPSLSSLVIPNSSALSLNRSLNLSHSAATAQATLSNTGGLQGLPTLPTLNSQGTVTTVSHTAAGVAFSALPGFSNLTSASGYLGASNLPTGNNPNAANSSSSPSSVTSSPFGLGMSTPISSIFPGLPSGPLGSGNTGFSGFAGSNTPAGSPVLSSFVGLQGPSSSVAAVAPLQAAVAAAAAAPPSAPVLPGFASAFSSSFNPALVAQAGLSGGLQPTGNAAFPGLLSFPGIPGFSQSPSPASLSGLQHTAVQSALLQASALENYPAQPNSFPNYASSPGTPFGLQPGLHPQRGWQ, from the exons ATGGATAAAAAAGCTTTTGAAATTGTGCTTGATGAAATCAGAAAG TGTGTGCTGACAGAACAAAGAATAAAAGCAATCGATCATGTGCATGGATATTTTTCCAGTGAACAG GTGACGGAACTGCTGAAGTATTTTTCATGGGCTGAACCTCAGATAAGAGCTATAAAAGCATTACAACGT aaaaTGGTGGCTATTCCTACAACCAAAGTGGTCAACATtcttaattgttttacattttcaaaagacaaACTTCTTGCTCTGGAACACATTGCTTT aaatatttctgatgCACATAATTATCGACCCATTGAAGACCTTTTTCGTATCCATCTACATGAAAAAAAACGATGTAGAAAAATCTTAGAACAA GCAGCCAAAGTTGGTTGTCAAGCTCCGGATGCTATGATCTCTTCCTGTGGAATTACACCTGGAAATCCATATCCACAAGGAAAACCAAGTGTGATAAATGGAATATTTCCT GGGACTCCAGCCAAAAGGGATGGTGATGACAGTTCCATTGAAGGGAGAGGAATTGCTGCCAGGATTCTTGGACCATATAAACCT gcACCTTCAACCTATAATCCTCACAAGCCTGTTCCTTACCCAATACCACCTTGCAGACCACATGCAACCATTGCGCCAA GTGCATATAATAATGCAGGTTTGGTAACCGGGGGTGGTGTAATTGCCTCAACTGTGCAACCTCCTCCTTATGGAGCTAATCAGTCTGGAGCAG ctTTTTCCAGACCATCTAGCCAACAGAACCACAGTTCTACAGTTCAAGGAGCTACAGTTTCTTCCCATCCATCAAATCTTTCTACTTCTACTACTCCTGGGCCTTCTCCCTCACCTTCTAAAACTACATGCCTTCCAGCATCAACTGTTCCTATTTCCCCAGTTTTCCCAGGTTATGTTCCTACCGCTGCTCAGTCTCCAAGTTCCGCAACACTTGTTTCTTCTGTCATTAAAGGACCTCTTTTGCCTGGTTCTCCACTTGCCACTGCCAACGTTGCTGGACGTTCTACACCAGCAACACAAAGTTTGACTGGAGTTTCCCCATCTGTTCCACCTAGTCCTTCTGTTATAAAATCATACACACCCAATGTAACACCTTGTCCTACCCCAGTGCCTAATGGTTCCTTTACTCCTGTTTCATCAGCCCACTCTGGGATGTCCAGATCAGGGACTCCTTCAGGCATGCCTGCTCCTAAAAGTTCTTCTACTCCAATTCCTGCTGTTTTTAGTCCACAGAGTCACCTGCCTCCTTCAACGCAAGGTTTAGCTCGTGAATCTCCTGTTAACACTCCTAGCCATCATGGAATGTCAAACCCCAACTTTAAAGTCTTCTCTCCTGAGATACAATCTCATCATGGCTCAATACAAACTTCCTTTACTGGACATACTACTTCTGCCAATTCTGCAACAGGTTCCTCCACCCCTACTCCGTCTGTAATCAGAAGTTTTACTCCTTCCATTCCTACTCCTCAAGACTCTTCTCCTAATCAGTCTGTTTTCTCTGGCCTACCTGTGGCAAACTCTGTTAAGCATTCTTCTGCCAATGGACAGTCTATAACTGGCAACAGTGCTTCACCATATTTAGGAACCATGGCCTCTGAGCAGTATGTTAATGTGTCTCCAAATCTGTCTAATTTATCCCGCCACAGTAATAGCCCTGTAGCTTCTGCTTTCAAGGGGCCTTCCAGATCATCAACACCATCTCTTAGTTCATTAGTGATACCAAACTCTTCTGCATTATCTTTAAATCGTTCTTTGAACCTCAGCCATTCTGCAGCAACAGCGCAGGCTACCTTGTCCAACACTGGTGGTTTGCAAGGTCTCCCTACTCTCCCTACTTTAAACTCCCAGGGCACAGTTACCACAGTTTCCCATACAGCAGCTGGTGTAGCATTTTCAGCATTGCCAGGTTTTTCTAACCTCACTTCTGCCTCTGGTTATCTTGGAGCATCAAATCTCCCTACAGGAAACAACCCAAATGCTGCAAACTCTTCTTCATCACCTTCGTCTGTTACCTCCTCTCCCTTTGGCCTTGGCATGTCCACTcccatttcttccattttcccggGTCTACCATCTGGACCTCTGGGGTCTGGAAACACTGGGTTTTCAGGCTTTGCTGGTTCAAACACTCCTGCTGGTAGCCCAGTACTGTCCTCCTTTGTTGGTCTTCAGGGTCCCTCCAGCTCTGTAGCAGCTGTAGCACCTCTACAagcagcagtggctgcagctgCAGCAGCCCCGCCTTCTGCACCTGTCCTTCCAGGATTTGCTTCTGCCTTCAGTTCCAGTTTCAATCCTGCTCTCGTTGCACAAGCtgg
- the proser1 gene encoding proline and serine-rich protein 1 isoform X1, translating into MDKKAFEIVLDEIRKCVLTEQRIKAIDHVHGYFSSEQVTELLKYFSWAEPQIRAIKALQRKMVAIPTTKVVNILNCFTFSKDKLLALEHIALNISDAHNYRPIEDLFRIHLHEKKRCRKILEQAAKVGCQAPDAMISSCGITPGNPYPQGKPSVINGIFPGTPAKRDGDDSSIEGRGIAARILGPYKPAPSTYNPHKPVPYPIPPCRPHATIAPSAYNNAGLVTGGGVIASTVQPPPYGANQSGAEKEENSNPKSTQSQSFSRPSSQQNHSSTVQGATVSSHPSNLSTSTTPGPSPSPSKTTCLPASTVPISPVFPGYVPTAAQSPSSATLVSSVIKGPLLPGSPLATANVAGRSTPATQSLTGVSPSVPPSPSVIKSYTPNVTPCPTPVPNGSFTPVSSAHSGMSRSGTPSGMPAPKSSSTPIPAVFSPQSHLPPSTQGLARESPVNTPSHHGMSNPNFKVFSPEIQSHHGSIQTSFTGHTTSANSATGSSTPTPSVIRSFTPSIPTPQDSSPNQSVFSGLPVANSVKHSSANGQSITGNSASPYLGTMASEQYVNVSPNLSNLSRHSNSPVASAFKGPSRSSTPSLSSLVIPNSSALSLNRSLNLSHSAATAQATLSNTGGLQGLPTLPTLNSQGTVTTVSHTAAGVAFSALPGFSNLTSASGYLGASNLPTGNNPNAANSSSSPSSVTSSPFGLGMSTPISSIFPGLPSGPLGSGNTGFSGFAGSNTPAGSPVLSSFVGLQGPSSSVAAVAPLQAAVAAAAAAPPSAPVLPGFASAFSSSFNPALVAQAGLSGGLQPTGNAAFPGLLSFPGIPGFSQSPSPASLSGLQHTAVQSALLQASALENYPAQPNSFPNYASSPGTPFGLQPGLHPQRGWQ; encoded by the exons ATGGATAAAAAAGCTTTTGAAATTGTGCTTGATGAAATCAGAAAG TGTGTGCTGACAGAACAAAGAATAAAAGCAATCGATCATGTGCATGGATATTTTTCCAGTGAACAG GTGACGGAACTGCTGAAGTATTTTTCATGGGCTGAACCTCAGATAAGAGCTATAAAAGCATTACAACGT aaaaTGGTGGCTATTCCTACAACCAAAGTGGTCAACATtcttaattgttttacattttcaaaagacaaACTTCTTGCTCTGGAACACATTGCTTT aaatatttctgatgCACATAATTATCGACCCATTGAAGACCTTTTTCGTATCCATCTACATGAAAAAAAACGATGTAGAAAAATCTTAGAACAA GCAGCCAAAGTTGGTTGTCAAGCTCCGGATGCTATGATCTCTTCCTGTGGAATTACACCTGGAAATCCATATCCACAAGGAAAACCAAGTGTGATAAATGGAATATTTCCT GGGACTCCAGCCAAAAGGGATGGTGATGACAGTTCCATTGAAGGGAGAGGAATTGCTGCCAGGATTCTTGGACCATATAAACCT gcACCTTCAACCTATAATCCTCACAAGCCTGTTCCTTACCCAATACCACCTTGCAGACCACATGCAACCATTGCGCCAA GTGCATATAATAATGCAGGTTTGGTAACCGGGGGTGGTGTAATTGCCTCAACTGTGCAACCTCCTCCTTATGGAGCTAATCAGTCTGGAGCAG aaaaggaAGAGAATTCCAATCCAAAATCCACTCAGTCTCAGT ctTTTTCCAGACCATCTAGCCAACAGAACCACAGTTCTACAGTTCAAGGAGCTACAGTTTCTTCCCATCCATCAAATCTTTCTACTTCTACTACTCCTGGGCCTTCTCCCTCACCTTCTAAAACTACATGCCTTCCAGCATCAACTGTTCCTATTTCCCCAGTTTTCCCAGGTTATGTTCCTACCGCTGCTCAGTCTCCAAGTTCCGCAACACTTGTTTCTTCTGTCATTAAAGGACCTCTTTTGCCTGGTTCTCCACTTGCCACTGCCAACGTTGCTGGACGTTCTACACCAGCAACACAAAGTTTGACTGGAGTTTCCCCATCTGTTCCACCTAGTCCTTCTGTTATAAAATCATACACACCCAATGTAACACCTTGTCCTACCCCAGTGCCTAATGGTTCCTTTACTCCTGTTTCATCAGCCCACTCTGGGATGTCCAGATCAGGGACTCCTTCAGGCATGCCTGCTCCTAAAAGTTCTTCTACTCCAATTCCTGCTGTTTTTAGTCCACAGAGTCACCTGCCTCCTTCAACGCAAGGTTTAGCTCGTGAATCTCCTGTTAACACTCCTAGCCATCATGGAATGTCAAACCCCAACTTTAAAGTCTTCTCTCCTGAGATACAATCTCATCATGGCTCAATACAAACTTCCTTTACTGGACATACTACTTCTGCCAATTCTGCAACAGGTTCCTCCACCCCTACTCCGTCTGTAATCAGAAGTTTTACTCCTTCCATTCCTACTCCTCAAGACTCTTCTCCTAATCAGTCTGTTTTCTCTGGCCTACCTGTGGCAAACTCTGTTAAGCATTCTTCTGCCAATGGACAGTCTATAACTGGCAACAGTGCTTCACCATATTTAGGAACCATGGCCTCTGAGCAGTATGTTAATGTGTCTCCAAATCTGTCTAATTTATCCCGCCACAGTAATAGCCCTGTAGCTTCTGCTTTCAAGGGGCCTTCCAGATCATCAACACCATCTCTTAGTTCATTAGTGATACCAAACTCTTCTGCATTATCTTTAAATCGTTCTTTGAACCTCAGCCATTCTGCAGCAACAGCGCAGGCTACCTTGTCCAACACTGGTGGTTTGCAAGGTCTCCCTACTCTCCCTACTTTAAACTCCCAGGGCACAGTTACCACAGTTTCCCATACAGCAGCTGGTGTAGCATTTTCAGCATTGCCAGGTTTTTCTAACCTCACTTCTGCCTCTGGTTATCTTGGAGCATCAAATCTCCCTACAGGAAACAACCCAAATGCTGCAAACTCTTCTTCATCACCTTCGTCTGTTACCTCCTCTCCCTTTGGCCTTGGCATGTCCACTcccatttcttccattttcccggGTCTACCATCTGGACCTCTGGGGTCTGGAAACACTGGGTTTTCAGGCTTTGCTGGTTCAAACACTCCTGCTGGTAGCCCAGTACTGTCCTCCTTTGTTGGTCTTCAGGGTCCCTCCAGCTCTGTAGCAGCTGTAGCACCTCTACAagcagcagtggctgcagctgCAGCAGCCCCGCCTTCTGCACCTGTCCTTCCAGGATTTGCTTCTGCCTTCAGTTCCAGTTTCAATCCTGCTCTCGTTGCACAAGCtgg